The following are from one region of the Geoalkalibacter subterraneus genome:
- a CDS encoding addiction module antidote protein, with amino-acid sequence MIKTTAYQRDLVDALKDPVEAAAYLNAAIEDGDRAVFLLALRNVAEASGGMSALAEKAQLSRESLYRTLSARGNPEIKSLNAILHAMGLRLAVEPENRETSAA; translated from the coding sequence CCAACGCGACCTGGTCGACGCGCTTAAAGATCCGGTTGAAGCCGCGGCTTATCTTAACGCTGCAATTGAAGATGGAGATCGTGCCGTATTTTTGCTGGCGCTACGCAATGTGGCCGAAGCCAGCGGTGGTATGAGTGCTTTAGCGGAAAAAGCACAACTTAGTCGCGAAAGCCTCTATCGCACACTGTCAGCACGTGGAAACCCCGAAATCAAAAGTTTAAACGCAATTCTTCATGCCATGGGGTTGCGGCTCGCAGTTGAACCAGAAAATCGGGAAACCTCGGCTGCCTGA
- a CDS encoding IS91 family transposase → MDKLTAIFRSYGPEYLQQHGAKVPPQHRKVIEAILRCRTPESGTTIYRCEHCGEDHVLHLGCGNRHCPICQYRKGRQWLERQLERQMPGAHFMLTFTVPEPLRPFMRSNQRLAYSALFAASSEAMKRLAKDSRFIGGDLPGFFGVLHTWGRQLQYHPHIHYVVTGGAIASGTGQWMPSRNEFYLPVQALSLIVRAKFRERIKKAGRLGEIPSSVWKTDWNVNCQAVGDAEGSLKYLAPYVFRVAISSSRIVSVEKGRVTFSYKKKGSSRPRTREVSALEFLRLFLQHVLPWGFMKVRYYGFLSPGCRMPLAEVRARIQIAHGFAVTVPKVMPEPQPPLSCRQCGKELEGYRLILPPKRKPEKRARTG, encoded by the coding sequence ATGGATAAGCTGACAGCGATCTTCCGCAGCTACGGCCCCGAATATCTTCAGCAACACGGTGCCAAGGTCCCGCCCCAGCACCGGAAGGTGATCGAAGCGATCTTACGCTGCCGGACTCCTGAGAGCGGCACCACCATTTACCGTTGCGAGCACTGCGGCGAGGACCACGTGCTCCATCTGGGCTGCGGCAACCGTCACTGCCCGATCTGCCAGTATCGCAAGGGCCGCCAGTGGCTCGAACGGCAGCTGGAACGCCAGATGCCGGGGGCGCATTTTATGCTGACCTTCACCGTCCCCGAGCCGTTGCGTCCCTTTATGCGCAGCAACCAGCGGCTGGCCTACTCAGCGCTGTTCGCTGCCTCTTCGGAGGCGATGAAGCGGTTGGCCAAGGATTCCCGCTTCATCGGGGGCGACCTGCCGGGGTTCTTCGGCGTGCTGCATACCTGGGGCCGCCAACTACAGTATCACCCGCACATCCACTATGTGGTGACCGGCGGGGCTATCGCTTCGGGCACCGGGCAATGGATGCCATCGCGCAACGAGTTCTACCTGCCGGTTCAGGCCCTCTCACTCATCGTTCGCGCCAAGTTCCGCGAGCGCATCAAGAAGGCCGGTCGGCTCGGCGAGATCCCCAGCAGCGTATGGAAAACCGACTGGAACGTCAACTGCCAGGCCGTCGGCGACGCCGAAGGTTCGCTGAAGTATCTGGCGCCCTACGTCTTTCGTGTGGCGATCTCCAGCAGTCGCATCGTTTCGGTGGAAAAGGGCCGGGTCACCTTCAGCTACAAGAAGAAGGGGAGCAGTCGACCACGCACCCGCGAAGTGTCCGCCCTGGAGTTCCTCCGACTGTTCCTGCAACATGTGCTGCCCTGGGGCTTTATGAAGGTGCGCTACTACGGTTTCTTGAGCCCTGGATGCCGCATGCCTCTTGCGGAGGTTCGCGCCCGCATTCAGATTGCCCACGGCTTTGCCGTCACGGTACCGAAGGTGATGCCGGAACCACAACCGCCGTTAAGCTGTCGGCAGTGTGGGAAAGAACTTGAGGGGTACCGTCTGATCTTGCCACCGAAACGCAAACCTGAGAAGCGGGCGCGGACGGGGTAG
- a CDS encoding site-specific integrase, whose amino-acid sequence MMTDWYEQSMRALQLSGKGDKTQQMYTRSVRKLVEFYEKTPDAITETELQDYFLHRINIDEWSPGTMRICHAGIRFFFTNVLDRSWRTFEYLHVQKERRLPTVLSCEEVQRVLACVYAFHNRVFLTTVYSCGLRLQEALHLEVSDIDKQRMMIHVYRGKGAKDRYVPLPMSTYKLLRKYWATHRHPRLLFPALGRNGKNAHKSQSPMAVSSVQGAMKNAVREAGIHKKEVKIHTLRHSYATHLLEEGVNIRVIQKYLGHSSLDTTLIYLHLTQKGNEDACALINTLMEGLFHG is encoded by the coding sequence ATGATGACCGACTGGTACGAACAATCGATGCGGGCCCTACAGCTATCCGGCAAAGGCGACAAAACTCAGCAGATGTACACCCGCTCGGTGCGCAAATTGGTGGAGTTTTACGAGAAAACTCCCGATGCCATCACCGAGACCGAACTGCAGGACTACTTCCTCCATCGCATCAATATCGACGAGTGGTCTCCCGGCACCATGCGCATCTGCCATGCCGGGATCCGCTTCTTTTTTACCAACGTCCTCGATCGCTCATGGCGCACCTTTGAATACCTGCATGTCCAGAAGGAGCGACGCCTGCCGACTGTACTCAGCTGCGAGGAGGTGCAGCGCGTTCTGGCCTGCGTCTATGCCTTTCACAACCGCGTCTTTCTCACCACCGTCTACTCCTGCGGCCTGCGTCTGCAGGAGGCCCTGCATCTAGAAGTCTCCGACATCGACAAGCAGCGCATGATGATTCATGTTTATCGCGGCAAGGGGGCCAAGGACCGCTATGTGCCGCTACCGATGAGCACCTACAAGCTGTTGCGCAAATACTGGGCGACTCACCGTCATCCGCGCCTGCTCTTCCCGGCCCTGGGGCGCAACGGCAAGAATGCTCATAAATCTCAATCCCCCATGGCTGTCAGCAGCGTTCAGGGGGCCATGAAGAACGCCGTGCGCGAGGCGGGCATCCATAAAAAAGAGGTCAAGATCCACACCCTGCGCCACTCTTACGCGACCCATCTGCTTGAGGAGGGCGTCAACATCCGCGTCATCCAAAAGTATCTTGGCCATTCTTCCCTCGACACCACCCTGATTTACCTGCACCTGACCCAGAAGGGGAACGAGGATGCCTGCGCGCTGATCAACACTCTCATGGAGGGCCTCTTCCATGGATAA
- a CDS encoding PEP-CTERM sorting domain-containing protein, with amino-acid sequence MFFRIATALAFVLFAAVHAAAVPISGLYSTGVDDSGNLLAIGTADSHYSLMFDDGTLTPRAITPHSAWADNTDDFAQWINPSSEQNPAGTATFSPGNYAYQLTFDLTGFDPSTAIISGQWATDNSASILLNGNATGITKPERGFVFLDSFVLDFGFLPSVNTLTFLVNNTGSSNNPTGLYVNMEGDVSATVVPEPSTLLLFGIGSLGVWFAGRRNHRKNS; translated from the coding sequence ATGTTCTTTAGAATTGCGACCGCTTTGGCTTTCGTTCTTTTCGCTGCGGTACATGCGGCGGCAGTCCCCATTTCCGGCCTGTACAGTACCGGTGTAGATGACAGCGGCAACCTTCTGGCGATTGGAACTGCCGATTCTCACTACTCCCTTATGTTCGATGATGGTACGCTCACCCCTCGTGCCATCACCCCCCATTCCGCCTGGGCAGACAATACAGATGATTTCGCACAATGGATCAACCCATCCAGCGAGCAAAATCCTGCCGGGACAGCAACCTTTTCCCCTGGCAATTACGCTTATCAGCTTACATTTGATCTTACTGGTTTTGACCCTTCAACTGCCATAATTTCAGGGCAGTGGGCCACAGACAACAGTGCGTCGATTCTGCTGAACGGAAATGCAACCGGGATAACCAAGCCGGAAAGAGGGTTTGTGTTTCTGGATTCTTTCGTCCTTGATTTTGGCTTTCTGCCCAGCGTGAACACTTTGACGTTCCTGGTCAACAATACAGGAAGCAGCAACAATCCAACTGGTTTGTATGTCAACATGGAGGGTGATGTATCAGCAACCGTCGTACCGGAGCCCTCTACTTTGTTGCTGTTTGGCATCGGCTCTCTGGGTGTCTGGTTCGCAGGCCGGCGCAATCACCGTAAGAATTCCTAG
- a CDS encoding DUF1328 domain-containing protein, which produces MLGWSVTFFVIAIIAGVFGFTGIAAATAEIAKILFFIFLVLFVLSLIFGGLRKPRV; this is translated from the coding sequence ATGCTGGGTTGGTCAGTTACCTTTTTCGTTATCGCCATTATCGCTGGGGTTTTCGGCTTCACTGGGATTGCGGCGGCCACCGCGGAGATTGCAAAAATTCTCTTTTTCATTTTTTTGGTTCTTTTTGTTCTCTCCCTGATCTTTGGCGGACTCCGCAAGCCAAGGGTGTAA